A single Acidaminococcus sp. DNA region contains:
- the ybeY gene encoding rRNA maturation RNase YbeY, with translation MIVTLANNQDVVKIPEKLETILTEAMNAAARLEHVSDRTEVDITIVDNDEIHELNKTYRGIDRPTDVLSFALDEGEEPEEEDDTAEHLLGGIIISAPKAVEQGEEFGHGLTREMTYLAVHGILHLLGYDHMEPEDKKVMRAHEEAIMRELDLAEEKFGG, from the coding sequence ATGATCGTAACGCTGGCAAACAATCAAGACGTAGTTAAGATTCCGGAGAAACTGGAAACCATCCTGACGGAAGCCATGAATGCGGCTGCCCGCCTGGAACATGTGTCTGACCGGACCGAAGTGGATATTACTATCGTGGATAATGACGAGATTCATGAACTGAATAAAACCTACCGCGGCATTGACCGCCCGACCGATGTGCTTTCCTTCGCCCTTGACGAAGGAGAGGAACCGGAAGAGGAAGATGACACGGCAGAGCATCTTTTGGGAGGTATCATCATTTCCGCTCCGAAGGCCGTGGAACAGGGTGAAGAATTTGGCCATGGCCTGACGCGGGAAATGACTTATCTTGCTGTTCACGGCATCCTGCATCTTTTGGGCTATGACCATATGGAACCGGAAGATAAAAAGGTCATGCGGGCTCACGAAGAAGCTATTATGCGCGAGCTGGACCTTGCTGAGGAAAAGTTTGGAGGCTGA